A single Oncorhynchus kisutch isolate 150728-3 linkage group LG19, Okis_V2, whole genome shotgun sequence DNA region contains:
- the LOC109880677 gene encoding treacle protein isoform X2, with amino-acid sequence MLSASTPTQTPPSGEDSSGSDRGSEVSVGAPATETDRFGFILGNGSTAGSEGPSPELVRQREAKWINIISQWDRVLLKNSSKVKEQCQKGIPASLRAKCWPLLCGATDRMRHNKDLYQTLDSRPALQSWVDVIERDLDRQFPFHEMFLSRDGHGQRGLFRVLKAFTQLKPEEGYCQAQGPVAAVLLMNMPTEQAFWCLVQISEQYLPGYYSPLLEGVLFDAAVLTRVLKRTCPAAHKHLQRHGVEPLMFATDWLMCLFTRHLPFNTLLRVWDLFFCYGVRVLFQVAVVLVRRALGRVEQREACEGQMETLERLRGVREQVQQEDDNFIAEDLERQTARELEKWRMERPASTFDPRGRCHGYRMAWARVREREEERNRKEREKGNLSLPLIRSPSLLSLSPSLLRKKWIRGSRTDIGEWEGEGREVRKVSEEVWEERSEGGNLRRRSEMDGSPVRAPGVPCSATEDRAPVETREPLEQENRRQKIQLTPDSDREPSQQRQLTSDHSVTSQGQGEEQGGLSQTPVSEQHSDSQTQETDHSKDTMQTQEVLNKQSTASANVITVHIMTETKGEAEKSKETETCAGAMTEEETAPDTDLKTYTEEETAPDTDLKTYTEEETAPDTDLKTYTEEETAPDTDLKTYTEEETAPDTDLKTYTEEETAPDTDLKTYTEEETAPDTDLKTYTEEETAPDTDLKTYTEEETAPDTDLKTYIEAKTEKERVTETHTDVEIQIQAEAKTEEEMEAEVQKGLHTDKSVETETDMGSKETATQTDVNTDTETDTQEADVNLEAETDTGSLTERDKGTGTETHTDKEIQARTEIQSHKGTETHTDDKSEAERETALEAHTEPETQEENESAMHIEADTRVEAEMGSQIDAETQTDKESEIRVAVYIGIETRMEKATDTNTGTETTMESPHDIQRRTETAKTEVQYTEPSSTIPANQSQVSPELTSTIEPAEERNSSEQKLPEKPQSPVTIHPDTETQKVRESEGEKEKKASTDILLPLHQGESLTGEFPHIPDNPKSQSQSESPPPADSKADSGNSVSTQIDVSSQRTTPCDGPWATPSGDFRLCKSSSSRRLTRRLSEDLFTKPNQSQPTFTQSNQSNIGFIQSNQPQPTSPIQVPKRPESPKRVTGCNPDTVPPQTGPKSDKGPTDSPRLFGLFRRLKGEQPRQDREKGEHKVPIPQILIQDFSDGTGEGSTVRGEEEENLSSRERRRRRREQERREKEEEKLQKKREKELEKERKRERRKPQTRGKSFQVLHSSVPLPGNSGSQTFGSKRNSTPSMETYF; translated from the exons ATGCTGAGTGCGTCCACCCCGACCCAGACGCCCCCCAGCGGAGAGGACAGTTCTGGTTCTGACagggggtcagaggtcagtgtTGGAGctccagccacagagacagaccgCTTCGGCTTCATCCTGGGGAATGGATCCACTGCTGG GAGTGAAGGCCCGTCCCCTGAGCTcgttagacagagagaggccaAGTGGATCAACATCATAAGCCAATGGGATCGTGTCTTACTAAAAAATTCCAGCAAG GTCAAAGAGCAGTGTCAGAAAGGCATCCCAGCATCCCTCAGGGCTAAATGTTGGCCACTGCTGTGTGGCGCCACAGACAGAATGCGCCACAACAAGGACCTCTATCAG aCTCTGGACTCCAGACCCGCACTACAGAGCTGGGTGGACGTTATAGAGAGAGACTTAGACCGCCAGTTCCCCTTCCATGAGATGTTTCTCTCCAGAGACGGCCATGG ACAGCGTGGTCTGTTCCGGGTGCTGAAGGCCTTCACTCAGCTGAAGCCTGAGGAGGGCTACTGCCAGGCCCAGGGACCTGTAGCAGCTGTACTGCTGATGAACATGCCTACTGAG CAGGCATTCTGGTGTCTGGTGCAGATCAGTGAACAGTACCTCCCTGGCTACTACAGTCCCCTTCTG GAGGGGGTTCTCTTTGATGCAGCCGTGCTGACCAGGGTGCTGAAGAGGACGTGTCCCGCGGCTCACAAGCACCTGCAGAGACACGGCGTGGAGCCTCTGATGTTCGCCACCGATTGGTTGATGTGCCTGTTCACACGCCACCTACCCTTTAACACCCTGCTCAGGGTCTGGGACCTGTTCTTCTGCTACG GAGTGCGTGTGTTGTTCCAGGTGGCGGTGGTGTTGGTGCGCAGGGCTCTGGGCCGGGTGGAGCAGAGGGAGGCGTGCGAGGGCCAGATGGAGACTCTGGAGAGGCTGAGGGGTGTGAGGGAGCAGGTGCAACAGGAGGACGATAACTTCATTGCAGAG GATCTGGAGAGGCAGACGGCGAGAGAGCTGGAGAAGTGGAGAATGGAACGGCCCGCCTCCACCTTTGATCCCCGGGGTCGTTGCCACGGATATCGGATGGCGTGGGCGAGGGttcgagagagggaggaggagaggaacaggaaggagagggagaaagggaaccTGTCCCTCCCTCTGATTCGCtcgccctccctcctctctctctctccctcgctcctccgCAAGAAGTGGATAAGAGGGAGTAGGACAGACATtggggagtgggagggagaaggcagagaggtgaggaaggtttcagaggaggtgtgggaggaGAGAAGCGAGGGAGGGAATCTGAGGAGAAGAAGTGAGATGGATGGTAGTCCAGTGAGGGCTCCGGGTGTTCCATGttcagctacagaggacagggcCCCAGTGGAAACGAGAGAACCGTTAGAACAGGAGAACAGAAGACAGAAAATCCAGCTGACCCCAGATTCAGACAGAGAACCTTCCCAGCAGCGTCAGCTCACCTCGGACCACAGCGTCACCTCACAGGGccagggagaggagcaggggggtcTCAGCCAGACACCGGTCTCTGAGCAGCACAGCGACAGCCAGACACAGGAAACTGACCACAGTAAAGACACCATGCAAACACAGGAAGTACTGAACAAACAGTCAACAGCGAGTGCAAATGTCATCACAGTGCATATAATGACAGAGACGAAGGGTGAGGCAGAGAAAAGcaaggagacagagacatgtgcaGGAGCAATGACAGAGGAGGAAACTGCTCCAGACACAGACCTGAAGACATACACAGAGGAGGAAACTGCTCCAGACACAGACCTGAAGACATACACAGAGGAGGAAACTGCTCCAGACACAGACCTGAAGACATACACAGAGGAGGAAACTGCTCCAGACACAGACCTGAAGACATACACAGAGGAGGAAACTGCTCCAGACACAGACCTGAAGACATACACAGAGGAGGAAACTGCTCCAGACACAGACCTGAAGACATACACAGAGGAGGAAACTGCTCCAGACACAGACCTGAAGACATACACAGAGGAGGAAACTGCTCCAGACACAGACCTGAAGACATACACAGAGGAGGAAACTGCTCCAGACACAGACCTGAAGACATACATTGAAGCAAAGACAGAGAAGGAAAGAGTGACAGAGACCCACACAGATGTAGAGATTCAGATACAAGCAGAAGCCAAGACAGAGGAGGAAATGGAGGCAGAGGTACAGAAAGGACTACACACAGATAAAAGTGTAGAGACCGAGACGGACATGGGGTCAAAAGAGACAGCGACTCAAACAGATGTGAATACAGACACGGAGACAGACACACAAGAGGCAGATGTAAACTTGGAGGCAGAAACAGACACGGGCTCACTGACCGAGAGAGACAAAGGCactggcacagagacacacaccgacAAGGAGATACAGGCTCGTACAGAGATCCAGTCACACAAAGGgacggagacacacacagatgacaaatctgaggcagagagagaaacggCGTTAGAGGCACATACAGAACCAGAGACGCAGGAAGAAAATGAGTCAGCGATGCACATAGAGGCAGACACAAGAGTAGAGGCAGAGATGGGGTCACAGATTGATGCAGAAACACAGACGGACAAAGAATCAGAGATACGGGTAGCTGTATACATAGGGATTGAGACGCGCATGGAGAAAGCCACTGACacaaacacagggacagagacgaCCATGGAGTCTCCACATGACATTCAGAGACGCACAGAGACAGCAAAGACAGAGGTACAGTACACAGAGCCCTCTAGCACAATACCAGCCAATCAGAGCCAGGTTTCTCCAGAGTTGACATCCACTATTGAGCCTGCGGAGGAGAGGAACTCATCAGAACAGAAGCTTCCTGAAAAACCCCAGAGTCCAGTCACCATCCATCCAGACACGGAGACCCAGAAAGtcagggagagtgaaggagagaaagaaaagaaagccTCAACTGACATCCTTCTACCATTACATCAGGGGGAATCACTGACAGGTGAATTCCCTCACATACCTGACAACCCAAAGTCACAAAGTCAGAGTGAGTCTCCCCCTCCTGCAGACTCAAAGGCTGACTCTGGCAACTCGGTGTCCACACAAATTGATGTCTCGTCCCAAAGGACTACGCCCTGTGATGGACCGTGGGCAACCCCTTCCGGAGACTTCCGGCTCTGCAAATCCTCCAGCTCCAGGAGGCTCACCCGCAGGCTCTCTGAGGATCTCTTCACTAAACCCAACCAATCACAACCCACCTTCACACAATCCAATCAATCAAATATAGGCTTCATTCAGTCCAATCAACCACAACCCACATCTCCAATTCAGGTACCAAAGCGCCCAGAATCACCCAAACGGGTGACAGGGTGCAACCCGGACACTGTACCACCTCAGACTGGGCCTAAATCTGACAAAGGGCCGACCGACTCCCCGAGGCTATTTGGTCTCTTCCGCAGGCTCAAAGGGGAGCAACCAAGGCAGGACAGGGAGAAAGGGGAGCACAAAGTCCCCATTCCCCAAATCCTGATCCAGGACTTCAGTGATGGGACGGGTGAGGGGAGCACGGtcaggggggaggaagaggagaacctGAGctccagagagaggaggaggagacggagggagcaggagaggagggagaaagaggaggagaagttacagaagaagagggagaaggagttagagaaagagagaaagagggagaggaggaagcctCAGACGAGGGGGAAGAGTTTTCAGGTGCTACACAGCAGTGTTCCCCTCCCTGGAAACAGTGGCTCACAGACATTTGGTTCCAAAAGAAACTCAACTCCATCTATGGAGACATACTTTTAA
- the LOC109880677 gene encoding treacle protein isoform X3, with protein MLSASTPTQTPPSGEDSSGSDRGSEVSVGAPATETDRFGFILGNGSTAGSEGPSPELVRQREAKWINIISQWDRVLLKNSSKVKEQCQKGIPASLRAKCWPLLCGATDRMRHNKDLYQTLDSRPALQSWVDVIERDLDRQFPFHEMFLSRDGHGQRGLFRVLKAFTQLKPEEGYCQAQGPVAAVLLMNMPTEQAFWCLVQISEQYLPGYYSPLLEGVLFDAAVLTRVLKRTCPAAHKHLQRHGVEPLMFATDWLMCLFTRHLPFNTLLRVWDLFFCYGVRVLFQVAVVLVRRALGRVEQREACEGQMETLERLRGVREQVQQEDDNFIAEVCSVPLSSKDLERQTARELEKWRMERPASTFDPRGRCHGYRMAWARVREREEERNRKEREKGNLSLPLIRSPSLLSLSPSLLRKKWIRGSRTDIGEWEGEGREVRKVSEEVWEERSEGGNLRRRSEMDGSPVRAPGVPCSATEDRAPVETREPLEQENRRQKIQLTPDSDREPSQQRQLTSDHSVTSQGQGEEQGGLSQTPVSEQHSDSQTQETDHSKDTMQTQEVLNKQSTASANVITVHIMTETKGEAEKSKETETCAGAMTEEETAPDTDLKTYTEEETAPDTDLKTYTEEETAPDTDLKTYTEEETAPDTDLKTYTEEETAPDTDLKTYTEEETAPDTDLKTYTEEETAPDTDLKTYTEEETAPDTDLKTYIEAKTEKERVTETHTDVEIQIQAEAKTEEEMEAEVQKGLHTDKSVETETDMGSKETATQTDVNTDTETDTQEADVNLEAETDTGSLTERDKGTGTETHTDKEIQARTEIQSHKGTETHTDDKSEAERETALEAHTEPETQEENESAMHIEADTRVEAEMGSQIDAETQTDKESEIRVAVYIGIETRMEKATDTNTGTETTMESPHDIQRRTETAKTEVQYTEPSSTIPANQSQVSPELTSTIEPAEERNSSEQKLPEKPQSPVTIHPDTETQKVRESEGEKEKKASTDILLPLHQGESLTGEFPHIPDNPKSQSQSESPPPADSKADSGNSVSTQIDVSSQRTTPCDGPWATPSGDFRLCKSSSSRRLTRRLSEDLFTKPNQSQPTFTQSNQSNIGFIQSNQPQPTSPIQVPKRPESPKRVTGCNPDTVPPQTGPKSDKGPTDSPRLFGLFRRLKGEQPRQDREKGEHKVPIPQILIQDFSDGTGEGSTVRGEEEENLSSRERRRRRREQERREKEEEKLQKKREKELEKERKRERRKPQTRGKSFQVLHSSVPLPGNSGSQTFGSKRNSTPSMETYF; from the exons ATGCTGAGTGCGTCCACCCCGACCCAGACGCCCCCCAGCGGAGAGGACAGTTCTGGTTCTGACagggggtcagaggtcagtgtTGGAGctccagccacagagacagaccgCTTCGGCTTCATCCTGGGGAATGGATCCACTGCTGG GAGTGAAGGCCCGTCCCCTGAGCTcgttagacagagagaggccaAGTGGATCAACATCATAAGCCAATGGGATCGTGTCTTACTAAAAAATTCCAGCAAG GTCAAAGAGCAGTGTCAGAAAGGCATCCCAGCATCCCTCAGGGCTAAATGTTGGCCACTGCTGTGTGGCGCCACAGACAGAATGCGCCACAACAAGGACCTCTATCAG aCTCTGGACTCCAGACCCGCACTACAGAGCTGGGTGGACGTTATAGAGAGAGACTTAGACCGCCAGTTCCCCTTCCATGAGATGTTTCTCTCCAGAGACGGCCATGG ACAGCGTGGTCTGTTCCGGGTGCTGAAGGCCTTCACTCAGCTGAAGCCTGAGGAGGGCTACTGCCAGGCCCAGGGACCTGTAGCAGCTGTACTGCTGATGAACATGCCTACTGAG CAGGCATTCTGGTGTCTGGTGCAGATCAGTGAACAGTACCTCCCTGGCTACTACAGTCCCCTTCTG GAGGGGGTTCTCTTTGATGCAGCCGTGCTGACCAGGGTGCTGAAGAGGACGTGTCCCGCGGCTCACAAGCACCTGCAGAGACACGGCGTGGAGCCTCTGATGTTCGCCACCGATTGGTTGATGTGCCTGTTCACACGCCACCTACCCTTTAACACCCTGCTCAGGGTCTGGGACCTGTTCTTCTGCTACG GAGTGCGTGTGTTGTTCCAGGTGGCGGTGGTGTTGGTGCGCAGGGCTCTGGGCCGGGTGGAGCAGAGGGAGGCGTGCGAGGGCCAGATGGAGACTCTGGAGAGGCTGAGGGGTGTGAGGGAGCAGGTGCAACAGGAGGACGATAACTTCATTGCAGAG gtgtgtTCTGTTCCCCTGTCGAGTAAGGATCTGGAGAGGCAGACGGCGAGAGAGCTGGAGAAGTGGAGAATGGAACGGCCCGCCTCCACCTTTGATCCCCGGGGTCGTTGCCACGGATATCGGATGGCGTGGGCGAGGGttcgagagagggaggaggagaggaacaggaaggagagggagaaagggaaccTGTCCCTCCCTCTGATTCGCtcgccctccctcctctctctctctccctcgctcctccgCAAGAAGTGGATAAGAGGGAGTAGGACAGACATtggggagtgggagggagaaggcagagaggtgaggaaggtttcagaggaggtgtgggaggaGAGAAGCGAGGGAGGGAATCTGAGGAGAAGAAGTGAGATGGATGGTAGTCCAGTGAGGGCTCCGGGTGTTCCATGttcagctacagaggacagggcCCCAGTGGAAACGAGAGAACCGTTAGAACAGGAGAACAGAAGACAGAAAATCCAGCTGACCCCAGATTCAGACAGAGAACCTTCCCAGCAGCGTCAGCTCACCTCGGACCACAGCGTCACCTCACAGGGccagggagaggagcaggggggtcTCAGCCAGACACCGGTCTCTGAGCAGCACAGCGACAGCCAGACACAGGAAACTGACCACAGTAAAGACACCATGCAAACACAGGAAGTACTGAACAAACAGTCAACAGCGAGTGCAAATGTCATCACAGTGCATATAATGACAGAGACGAAGGGTGAGGCAGAGAAAAGcaaggagacagagacatgtgcaGGAGCAATGACAGAGGAGGAAACTGCTCCAGACACAGACCTGAAGACATACACAGAGGAGGAAACTGCTCCAGACACAGACCTGAAGACATACACAGAGGAGGAAACTGCTCCAGACACAGACCTGAAGACATACACAGAGGAGGAAACTGCTCCAGACACAGACCTGAAGACATACACAGAGGAGGAAACTGCTCCAGACACAGACCTGAAGACATACACAGAGGAGGAAACTGCTCCAGACACAGACCTGAAGACATACACAGAGGAGGAAACTGCTCCAGACACAGACCTGAAGACATACACAGAGGAGGAAACTGCTCCAGACACAGACCTGAAGAC ATACATTGAAGCAAAGACAGAGAAGGAAAGAGTGACAGAGACCCACACAGATGTAGAGATTCAGATACAAGCAGAAGCCAAGACAGAGGAGGAAATGGAGGCAGAGGTACAGAAAGGACTACACACAGATAAAAGTGTAGAGACCGAGACGGACATGGGGTCAAAAGAGACAGCGACTCAAACAGATGTGAATACAGACACGGAGACAGACACACAAGAGGCAGATGTAAACTTGGAGGCAGAAACAGACACGGGCTCACTGACCGAGAGAGACAAAGGCactggcacagagacacacaccgacAAGGAGATACAGGCTCGTACAGAGATCCAGTCACACAAAGGgacggagacacacacagatgacaaatctgaggcagagagagaaacggCGTTAGAGGCACATACAGAACCAGAGACGCAGGAAGAAAATGAGTCAGCGATGCACATAGAGGCAGACACAAGAGTAGAGGCAGAGATGGGGTCACAGATTGATGCAGAAACACAGACGGACAAAGAATCAGAGATACGGGTAGCTGTATACATAGGGATTGAGACGCGCATGGAGAAAGCCACTGACacaaacacagggacagagacgaCCATGGAGTCTCCACATGACATTCAGAGACGCACAGAGACAGCAAAGACAGAGGTACAGTACACAGAGCCCTCTAGCACAATACCAGCCAATCAGAGCCAGGTTTCTCCAGAGTTGACATCCACTATTGAGCCTGCGGAGGAGAGGAACTCATCAGAACAGAAGCTTCCTGAAAAACCCCAGAGTCCAGTCACCATCCATCCAGACACGGAGACCCAGAAAGtcagggagagtgaaggagagaaagaaaagaaagccTCAACTGACATCCTTCTACCATTACATCAGGGGGAATCACTGACAGGTGAATTCCCTCACATACCTGACAACCCAAAGTCACAAAGTCAGAGTGAGTCTCCCCCTCCTGCAGACTCAAAGGCTGACTCTGGCAACTCGGTGTCCACACAAATTGATGTCTCGTCCCAAAGGACTACGCCCTGTGATGGACCGTGGGCAACCCCTTCCGGAGACTTCCGGCTCTGCAAATCCTCCAGCTCCAGGAGGCTCACCCGCAGGCTCTCTGAGGATCTCTTCACTAAACCCAACCAATCACAACCCACCTTCACACAATCCAATCAATCAAATATAGGCTTCATTCAGTCCAATCAACCACAACCCACATCTCCAATTCAGGTACCAAAGCGCCCAGAATCACCCAAACGGGTGACAGGGTGCAACCCGGACACTGTACCACCTCAGACTGGGCCTAAATCTGACAAAGGGCCGACCGACTCCCCGAGGCTATTTGGTCTCTTCCGCAGGCTCAAAGGGGAGCAACCAAGGCAGGACAGGGAGAAAGGGGAGCACAAAGTCCCCATTCCCCAAATCCTGATCCAGGACTTCAGTGATGGGACGGGTGAGGGGAGCACGGtcaggggggaggaagaggagaacctGAGctccagagagaggaggaggagacggagggagcaggagaggagggagaaagaggaggagaagttacagaagaagagggagaaggagttagagaaagagagaaagagggagaggaggaagcctCAGACGAGGGGGAAGAGTTTTCAGGTGCTACACAGCAGTGTTCCCCTCCCTGGAAACAGTGGCTCACAGACATTTGGTTCCAAAAGAAACTCAACTCCATCTATGGAGACATACTTTTAA